One segment of Eschrichtius robustus isolate mEscRob2 chromosome 3, mEscRob2.pri, whole genome shotgun sequence DNA contains the following:
- the RNF186 gene encoding E3 ubiquitin-protein ligase RNF186 has protein sequence MACTELLQQPQLMSKEATASNTAGPAGGHHGSTDGDLECLVCREPYSSARLPKLLGCQHTFCAVCLKLLLCVQDDTWSIICPLCRKVTDVPGGLICSLRDQEAVLGRLARPGPEVRLCPQGLVNPATLIAGHPSLAGEDEQDAESANYVAARRLAAHLLLLVLLVILILPFVYPGIIGWTLSSVVALALLLSVLLCCHRSSQGSCWSSPRTLFCREQKPSEISSIA, from the coding sequence ATGGCCTGCACTGAGCTCCTGCAGCAGCCCCAGCTTATGTCCAAAGAAGCCACCGCCTCTAACACCGCGGGCCCTGCTGGGGGTCATCACGGCTCCACGGATGGCGACCTGGAGTGCCTGGTGTGCCGGGAGCCCTATAGCAGTGCCCGGCTGCCCAAGCTGCTGGGCTGCCAGCACACCTTCTGTGCCGTCTGCCTGAAGCTGCTGCTGTGTGTGCAGGACGACACCTGGTCCATCATCTGCCCGCTGTGCCGCAAGGTCACTGACGTCCCCGGGGGCCTCATCTGCAGCCTGCGTGACCAGGAGGCCGTGCTGGGGCGGCTAGCCCGGCCGGGCCCGGAGGTGCGGCTCTGTCCTCAGGGGCTGGTGAATCCTGCTACCTTGATAGCAGGGCATCCCAGCTTAGCAGGAGAGGATGAACAGGACGCGGAGAGTGCCAACTACGTGGCAGCCCGGCGCCTGGCGGCACACCTGCTCCTCCTGGTCTTGCTTGTCATCCTCATCCTGCCCTTCGTCTACCCGGGCATCATCGGGTGGACGCTCAGCTCCGTCGTCGCACTGGCCCTGCTGTTGTCCGTGCTTCTCTGCTGTCACCGCAGCAGCCAGGGCAGCTGCTGGTCCTCCCCCAGGACTCTCTTCTGCAGAGAGCAGAAACCCAGCGAGATCTCTTCCATCGCCTGA